The DNA region CGAGCGCCGCGTCGCCTTCTACCTGGCTGATGTCTCGGGCCATGGCGCATCCTCGGCCTTCGTCACCGTGCTGTTGAAGTTCATGACCACCCGGCTGCTCTATGAGTCCCGGCGTGGCGGCATGCTTCCCGAGTTCAAGCCTTCCGATGTGCTCGGCCACATCAACCGCGGCCTGATCAACTGCAAGCTGGGCAAGCACGTGACCATGCTCGGCGGGGTGATAGACGAAGAGAGCGGTCTGCTGACCTACAGCATCGGCGGGCATCTGCCGCTGCCGGTGCTGTTCAGCGAAGGCAAGGCACGTTACCTGAGCGGGCGTGGCCTGCCCGTCGGACTGTTCGATGAGGCGACCTATGAGGACCAGGTCCTCGAGTTGCCGCCATCCTTCAGCCTGACCCTTTTATCCGACGGCATTCTGGACCTTTTGCCGGGAGATACGCTCAAAGAAAAAGAAGCCGCGCTACCGGAACTGGTGTGCACGGCAGGTGGCAGTCTGGATGGCTTGCGACAGGTGTTTGGACTGGCCAATCTGGGCGAGATGCCGGATGATATCGCCTTGCTGGTGTTGAGCAGGAACCTTGCATGAGTACCGGTAAAATCCAGTTTGCCGAGCAGGACGGGACCTTCGTCCTGAAGTTCGTCGGTGAAATTCGCCTTACCTTGTGTTCGGCTCTGGATGCGACCATTGAAAAGATCTTCTCCGCGCTGAATTTCTCTGCGATCGTCATCGATCTCACGGAAACTCGCAGCATCGACAGCACCACGCTCGGCCTCCTGGCCAAGTTGTCGATCCTGTCGCGGCAGAAGGTGGGACTGTTGCCGACCGTGGTGACCACCCATCCGGACATTACCCGACTCTTGCAGTCGATGGGGTTCGACCAGGTGTTCAACATCGTCGGCAAACCGCTGCCATGCCCGGAATGCCTGGAAGACCTGCCTCCGCAGGACCAGACCGAGGACGTGGTACGCATCAAGGTGCTGGAAGCACACCGCATCCTGATGGGGCTCAACGAGTCCAATCGAGAAGCCTTCCACGATCTGGTGAGCGCCCTCGAGCGCAGCTGATCGTCTTTCCCCCTGATTGGTGAACCCGCGCGCGCAGCCTTGTGGCTGCGCGCGCGTTTTTATTTCAGGCGCGGGCCTTGAGCAGGGCTTCGAGCTTTTCCTGATCGCGGGCGAACAGACGGATGCCTTCGGCGAGCTTCTCGGTCGCCATCGCATCTTCGTTGAACTGCCAACGGAACTGGGCCTGGTCCAGCGCGACGCGCGCTTCGTTGTCGCTGCCGGCGCTGAGCCTGCGCTCCAGGCTGCCCTGGTCGTCCGCGAGCTGTTGCAGGAGGTCGGGGCTGATGGTCAGGCGATCGCAACCGGCCAATTGCTCGATCTGACCGAGGTTGCGGAAGCTCGCGCCCATCACCACCGTGTCGTAGCCGTGGGCCTTGTAGTAGCGGTAGATGCGCGAGACCGACTGCACGCCAGGATCCTCGGCACCGGTGAAATCGCGGCCTTCGGCCTTCTTGTACCAGTCGTAGATACGGCCGACGAAAGGCGAGATGAGGAAGACCCCGGCATCGGCGCAGGCGACCGCCTGGGCGAAGTTGAACAACAGCGTCAGGTTGGTCTGGATGCCGTCGCGCTCCAGCTGCTCGGCCGCGCGGATGCCTTCCCAGGTGGAGGCGATCTTGATCAGCACGCGGTCGCGACCGATGCCGGCCTTGTCGTACAAGCCGATCAGGCGCTCGGCGCGGCGCAGCGTGGCCTGGGTATCGAAGGACAGGCGGGCGTCGACTTCCGTGGAGATACGGCCCGGGATCACCTTGAGGATCTCCTGGCCCACGGCGACGCCGAAGCGGTCGCAGGCCAGGCCCAGATCGCCCGCGCTGCCGGCCACGGCTGCATCGAGCAGTTCCGCGTAGCGGGGCAGGGCGGCGGCCTTGAGCAGCAGCGAGGGGTTGGTGGTGGCGTCGACCGGCTTGAGG from Pseudomonas tohonis includes:
- the rssC gene encoding anti-sigma factor antagonist RssC, translated to MSTGKIQFAEQDGTFVLKFVGEIRLTLCSALDATIEKIFSALNFSAIVIDLTETRSIDSTTLGLLAKLSILSRQKVGLLPTVVTTHPDITRLLQSMGFDQVFNIVGKPLPCPECLEDLPPQDQTEDVVRIKVLEAHRILMGLNESNREAFHDLVSALERS
- the tal gene encoding transaldolase, giving the protein MTSKLDQLKQFTTVVADTGDLDAIARLKPVDATTNPSLLLKAAALPRYAELLDAAVAGSAGDLGLACDRFGVAVGQEILKVIPGRISTEVDARLSFDTQATLRRAERLIGLYDKAGIGRDRVLIKIASTWEGIRAAEQLERDGIQTNLTLLFNFAQAVACADAGVFLISPFVGRIYDWYKKAEGRDFTGAEDPGVQSVSRIYRYYKAHGYDTVVMGASFRNLGQIEQLAGCDRLTISPDLLQQLADDQGSLERRLSAGSDNEARVALDQAQFRWQFNEDAMATEKLAEGIRLFARDQEKLEALLKARA